The DNA window CGGTATCTATAACTGCCTTGGCAGCCTCGACGATCCTCTCTGCTATTTCATCTCCAACGAGCCAGGGAGCTATTACTACAGCTTTCGCCTCGCAAACCTCTCCGCAGCCGGCACATTTAACGCATTTTTCGAGATTTATCTCGTAGTTTTCTATCGCATCCACTGGACAAATTTCGAGGCACTTGTCGCATTTTGTGCACTTCTCTCTATCTATCCTCGGAGGATTTGCCACGTGGATGTCGTATTTGGTCGTTTTAGTAACGCATCCAACTCCGATGGTCTTCAAACTCCCTCCAACTCCGGCTCTGAAATGGAGCTTGAAATGTGTTGCGACAACGACAAAATCGGCTTCAGCTATTGCTTTAGCCACGAAAACTTCCTTGAGGTGTTTGCCGTTAGCTTTAACCTTTACTCCGTCCAAGCCGATTAGACCGTCGGCTATTATTATCGGAGCTGCCAGGGTTTGCTGGGTGTAGCCGTTTTCTTCGGCTATCATCAACCTTCCCGTGGCAAAGCTTCTGTCTTTAGTCATTCCCAAGCCGGTAGTTTCGGTTACAAACGGTTTTCCGCCTCTTTCCTTGACTTTCTCGGCAATCTTTCTAAGAAAAACTGATCTGAGTGTTTTCGTCGTGCCGAAATCTCCGAAGTGGGTTTTTATCGCCACCAAGTCACCGGAAGATATTCCGTCGAGGATTCCACTCTCATCTATCAGCTTGCCAAGCTTGTAAACGAGACTCTGCTCCGGCTGATACCACTTTTCCAACTCAGTAACCGGCGCTTCTGCGGAAGCGAAGAAAACTTCGCTCATGAGCTAAGGGTAAATTTTTGAGCCTAAAAATGTTTGTTTTGGGGAACATTTATCTATTTTCGAGAAGAGTGTAGAATGATGTACATCCTCTGTAGGGTTTGCGGAAACGATACTTTCAGAATTACCGTGGAACTGGTTGCGGAATGCACGAGCTGCGGAGCGAAGTTTAGCTTGGGGAAGCCGATAGACAAGCTTCCGAAACCTGATGACATCGAACCTTTCAAATTTCTAAAAGGTTTTTAGTCGCAAAGATCACTTGCGAACATGATCAAAATCGACGGAAGCTACGGCGAAGGAGGAGGGCAGATTTTAAGAACTGCGATAGCTCTTTCATGCTTAACCGGAGAGGCTGTTGAAATTTACAACATCCGAGCTAAGAGACCCAAACCCGGGTTGATGGCTCAGCACCTAAAAGGAATAGAGGCGGCAAAGAGAATTAGCGATGCCGAAGTTGAGGGGTTGAGAATTGGGTCTACGCGAGTTGTTTTCAAACCGAGGAGTTTGAAAGGTGGGAATTTTAGGATCGATATCGGCACGGCTGGAAGCGTTACCTTAATTCTTCAGACAGTTCTCCTCCCTTCTTTAGCCGCAGACGGAGAAACGACTCTTGAAATTAGGGGAGGAACTGACGTTAACTGGAGTCCTACGGCGGATTACTTCATGAACGTCACTCTCCCAGCTCTCAGAGAGCTTGGCGTGGAGGCTGAATTTGAGCTGATAAAGCGAGGATATTATCCGAAGGGTGGAGGGGAAGTGAGGGTAAAAGTTACTCCCTCTAAGCTCTTCGGGAAAACTTTCGAAAAGAAGGATTGCGATAAAGTTCTCGGAGTCTCTCACGCTTCGAATTTGCCCGAGCACGTGCCGAAAAGACAGGCTGAAGCTGCAAAAAGAGTTTTGAGAGAAGCCGGTTTCGATGCAGAGATAAAAATCGAAGTTAGAAGAGAGTTCTCAACTGGAAGCGGAATAACTCTTTGGTGCGGATATAAGGGCGGGTCTTCTCTCGGAGAAAAGGGAAAAAGAGCGGAGATCGTTGGGGAGGAGGCTGCTAAAGAGATTTTAAGCGAGTTATCGACGGACTTCGCCTTCGATAAGCATTTAGCTGACCAAGTTATGGTTTTCGCTGCTGTGGCGAAGGGAGAAACCTTCTACACCACTTCTCAGATAACCATGCATGCCGTTAGCAACAAGTACGTTATAGAGAAGTTTTTTGGAGAATGCATCAAATTTGAAGGGAACTCTGTGAGAATTTTCGGAAACGATATCCTCTCTTGAATTTAAGTTTATTATTTTTAATTTTTATTATACATTTCACCTTTAAATTATATTCTGAAAGTTCGAAAAGTTTTAAATTTGTCATTTTTAATCAAAAACAACTTAGCGAAGAATTTAGGGGTAAAGTACTTTAGTGGGTGATGTGCCGTGAGGCTTGGCAGAAGAGGCTTCGTAAAGGCTCTAACAACGCTTGGAGCCGCAGCTTTCCTCTCAAAATACAAGAGCTTTATCGTCGAAGCTTTTGAGGAAGCTAAGAGTAACGATGTAAAGCTCGTTTGGCTGCAAGGACAGAGCGATTCGGCTTGCACAGTCTCGTTACTCCAAGCAGCAGATCCGGATTTGTACGACGCTGTTGAAGAGTTAAAAGTTGGAATTTACTTCCACCCGACGGTAATGCCGGACTTCGGGGATAAAGCAATAAAGGTTCTTGAGGAGATCGAGCCAGACGTTCTCGTTTTGGAAGGCTCGATACCCACTGGAGACATGGAGTACGCGTGCACTTTTGGCGAAAGAAACGGAAAGCCGGTTACTCTCGTCGAGTGGTTGAACGAGTTAATTCCGAAAACGAAAGTTGCCGTGGTGGGATTTGGTAGCTGCGCAACCTACGGAGGAATTCCTTCAGCTAAGGATTTCGAAGGAAAGAGTCCGACGAATGCAGTCGGACTGTATCAGTTTTTGAAGGATAAAAAGCCAGCTGTACCGGTAGTTCTTCTTCCCGGATGCCCGGGACATCCCGACTGGCTTCTCGTAACTCTGGCTGCCGTTTTGCTCGGAGTTAAGGTGGATTTAGATGACTACTGGAGACCGAAGTGGTTCTTCTCTCAGCTAATCCACGACAACTGTGCGAGAAGAGGCTTTTACGACGAAGGCTGGTTTGCTAAGAGCTTCGAAGAGAGCGATTTGAAATACGAAACTTGCCTATTTAAGCTCGGATGCAGAGGCCCTATGACTTACGCAGCTTGCAGCGAAACCAAGTGGAACGGGGGAGTAAACGTTTGCATGAACGCCGGTGCTCCTTGCATAGGCTGCATGCACCCGGGATTTCCGGATGAAACTTCTCCCTTCTTCAAAGAGCAGAGCAGACTCGAAATAGATCTGACGAAGACAGTCTTCTCAACGCTGACCGGAGCGGTTTTGGTTGGAGCTGGAGCGTACATTGTAACGCACGCTATTAAAGAAGGAAAGGAGGATAAAAAAGGAGGAGAAGAAAAATGAGGTATCTTATAAGGTTCGACGTTCACCAGAGGTTGCAACACCTATTGCTGCTAACGAGCTTCGTAATTTTGGCTGTAACGGGAATACCTCTCCTTTACCGCTACACGGAATGGGGTATGGCTTGGATTAACGCTATGGGAGGAGTAGAGGAGGTTAGAGGTTGGCACAGACTGGCGAGCTTCATTATGATTGCAGCTGGAATTTACCACGTAATCTGGGCGTTGATAAAGAAACCGAAAGGAATGATTCCGACGAAGAAAGATGTGAGCGACTTCATAGCTGACTTGAAGTTCGTTTTCGGAAAAAGCAGAGAGCTTCCAAAGTACGGAAAATTCACCTATGTTCAGAAATTCGAGTACTGGGGTGCGTTCTGGGGAATGGTGGTTATGATATCCACTGGATTGATCCTAAGCTATCCGGACTACTTCTCACCCTCTGGAGAGCTGTATGCGGCTGTTAGGGTTGCTCACTGGGAGGAGGCTTTTCTTGCTATAGTGTTCATTGCCACGTGGCACATGTACTTCAGCCACCTCAGAAGGAGATTCTTCCCGTTCAACAAGGTTATTTTCACCGGAAAAATGGAGCTTGAAAAGGCTGAGAAGGAACATCCCCTCTGGGTTGAGGAGGTGGTTAAGCGTGGAAGTGGTAATTGATCCCGTTACCAGAATCGAAGGTCATCACGGGGTTAGGCTGAAGGTAGAGGATGGTGTGGTTAAAGATGCTCATTCTCTTGCGACGATGTTCAGGGGATTTGAAAGGATAGTTATAGGAAGAGATCCCAAAGATGCGCCGATATTGCTTCAGAGAATATGTGGTGTCTGCCACAACGATCACAGGCTCGCGAGTCTCTTTGCCATTGAAAACGCTGCTAAGCTTACCAACGAGTGGGGTGCAGGATTGCCAGAACCTGCGGTTTTGCTGAGAAATGCAATAGCAGCACTGCAGTTCGTCTTCGACCATCCAGTGTGGGCTTACGCTTTAACAGGTCCCGACTACTGCGACGCGATACACAAAACAGGGCTTGTCAGGTTCGACCCCATAGTTGGGAGGGGAGTTAAGGAAGCTGTTTTAGCCCAGAAAAGGCTTCACCAGGCGATGACATATATAGGAGGAAAGGTACCCCACATAATGACCCCGATTCCCGGAGGAGTTAGCCTAGAAATTGACGCAAACATCATTTCCAAGCTTATAAGCATAGTTCTCGATGTTAAGAAATGGGCCCTTGGAGTTGGACTCGGAAAAACTGCGCTGGAACACGCAAGAGATGTTGCTGGTTATGTGATTGACGACGTGAGCAAAAAGCTTGAGAAGGGTGTTGTTGAACCTCCCAACGACCCGGAAGTCGGAAAAGGGCTCTACGACCTCGTCTCTCTGATCCTTGTCATGGCAAATCTGGGGCTTAAGGATATGGGAGAAAGAACTCCAACCATGCTGGCTTACGGATTTCTGGCTGATCCAAACGGAGAGCTCTTCTTCCCCTCTGGCTTTTTCAACGGAAAGGAGCTTGAGAAGTTCGATTACAGGAACATAGGAGAGGACGTGAAGTACTCCTATTATGATGACGAAGCTGGAGGAA is part of the Ferroglobus placidus DSM 10642 genome and encodes:
- a CDS encoding DUF362 domain-containing protein, with translation MSEVFFASAEAPVTELEKWYQPEQSLVYKLGKLIDESGILDGISSGDLVAIKTHFGDFGTTKTLRSVFLRKIAEKVKERGGKPFVTETTGLGMTKDRSFATGRLMIAEENGYTQQTLAAPIIIADGLIGLDGVKVKANGKHLKEVFVAKAIAEADFVVVATHFKLHFRAGVGGSLKTIGVGCVTKTTKYDIHVANPPRIDREKCTKCDKCLEICPVDAIENYEINLEKCVKCAGCGEVCEAKAVVIAPWLVGDEIAERIVEAAKAVIDTVGRKNFAYLNFVLDVTPHCDCHPYSGVPVIPDVGIFASKDIVSVDKASLDAYESEKNFEKALLKEKYWGWTSPKRLISYAEELGLGESRYTLNKLF
- the rtcA gene encoding RNA 3'-terminal phosphate cyclase, with translation MIKIDGSYGEGGGQILRTAIALSCLTGEAVEIYNIRAKRPKPGLMAQHLKGIEAAKRISDAEVEGLRIGSTRVVFKPRSLKGGNFRIDIGTAGSVTLILQTVLLPSLAADGETTLEIRGGTDVNWSPTADYFMNVTLPALRELGVEAEFELIKRGYYPKGGGEVRVKVTPSKLFGKTFEKKDCDKVLGVSHASNLPEHVPKRQAEAAKRVLREAGFDAEIKIEVRREFSTGSGITLWCGYKGGSSLGEKGKRAEIVGEEAAKEILSELSTDFAFDKHLADQVMVFAAVAKGETFYTTSQITMHAVSNKYVIEKFFGECIKFEGNSVRIFGNDILS
- a CDS encoding hydrogenase small subunit; translated protein: MRLGRRGFVKALTTLGAAAFLSKYKSFIVEAFEEAKSNDVKLVWLQGQSDSACTVSLLQAADPDLYDAVEELKVGIYFHPTVMPDFGDKAIKVLEEIEPDVLVLEGSIPTGDMEYACTFGERNGKPVTLVEWLNELIPKTKVAVVGFGSCATYGGIPSAKDFEGKSPTNAVGLYQFLKDKKPAVPVVLLPGCPGHPDWLLVTLAAVLLGVKVDLDDYWRPKWFFSQLIHDNCARRGFYDEGWFAKSFEESDLKYETCLFKLGCRGPMTYAACSETKWNGGVNVCMNAGAPCIGCMHPGFPDETSPFFKEQSRLEIDLTKTVFSTLTGAVLVGAGAYIVTHAIKEGKEDKKGGEEK
- a CDS encoding formate dehydrogenase subunit gamma, giving the protein MRYLIRFDVHQRLQHLLLLTSFVILAVTGIPLLYRYTEWGMAWINAMGGVEEVRGWHRLASFIMIAAGIYHVIWALIKKPKGMIPTKKDVSDFIADLKFVFGKSRELPKYGKFTYVQKFEYWGAFWGMVVMISTGLILSYPDYFSPSGELYAAVRVAHWEEAFLAIVFIATWHMYFSHLRRRFFPFNKVIFTGKMELEKAEKEHPLWVEEVVKRGSGN
- a CDS encoding nickel-dependent hydrogenase large subunit, translated to MEVVIDPVTRIEGHHGVRLKVEDGVVKDAHSLATMFRGFERIVIGRDPKDAPILLQRICGVCHNDHRLASLFAIENAAKLTNEWGAGLPEPAVLLRNAIAALQFVFDHPVWAYALTGPDYCDAIHKTGLVRFDPIVGRGVKEAVLAQKRLHQAMTYIGGKVPHIMTPIPGGVSLEIDANIISKLISIVLDVKKWALGVGLGKTALEHARDVAGYVIDDVSKKLEKGVVEPPNDPEVGKGLYDLVSLILVMANLGLKDMGERTPTMLAYGFLADPNGELFFPSGFFNGKELEKFDYRNIGEDVKYSYYDDEAGGSYVGEEDTRKLIPKYGKAGAYTWAKAPRYKGMPAEVGPLARMVAKGYRDGWEVGDPLDLRKNLAGGRTASNALARNIARIQEELVLIDYLENLLLELKDYAGKKAYVKYEINDGDGVGLREAPRGALGHWVKIRGGKIENYQVIAPTTWNVSPRDSKDQMGPLEEALIGTPISESDQWNVIRVIHSFDLCLACTVHVYSEKSSWTIKI